CGAAGGTGGCGCTGGCGGACTACCGCGCCGGCAAGCCCACCGGCGTCCCCGCCAAGCTGGAGAAGGCTGGCATCGTCGAGCGTGGCGAGTATCTCGCCAAGGCCGCCGACTGCATGGTCTGCCACACCAAGCCCGGTGAGAAAGAGTATTCCGGCGGGCTCGGCTTCAAGCTGCCGTTCGGCACGCTCTATTCGACCAACATCACGCCGGACAAGGACACCGGCATCGGCAATTACAGCGACCAGGATTTCCTCAACGCGGTCCAGCACGGCAAGCGCCGCGATGGCGCCCGCCTCTATCCGGCGATGCCATACACGTCCTACACCTTCATGACCGACGAGGACGTGCTGGCGGTGAAGGCCTATCTGTTCAGCCTGCCGGCGGTGCGCGCGAAAGCTCATGACAACACGCTGTCGTTCCCGTTCAACCAGCGTTGGGCGATGATGTTCTGGTCGGCCGTGTTCAATCCTGACACGCGCTTTACGCCAGATCCGTCGAAGAGCCCGGAATGGAACAGAGGCGCGTATCTTGCGGAAGCCTTGGCGCATTGCGGCGAGTGCCACACGCCGCGCAATCTCGGCTTTGCGCTGGACAACCGCAGGAAGTTCGCAGGAGCCGTCACCGCCGGGTGGCGAGCGTTCAACATCTCCTCGGACAAAGCGACCGGCCTTGGCAATTGGCGCGACGAGGATTTGATCTCGTATCTGTCGCTCGGCCATGCGCCGGGCCACGGCTCGGCCTCGGGTCCGATGGGGGAAGCCGTCGACAACAGTTTCAGCCAGTTCGCCCCCGAAGATATCCGCGCCATCGTCACCTATTTGCGCAGCGTGCCGCCGCAGCCTTCGCCCGACCTGCCGGCCACCACGGCGCCCGCAGCACCGGCCTCGCACAAGCAGGGCGTGACGGCGGACGCACGCGGCAAGAAGGTATTCGCCAGCGCTTGCGCCAGCTGCCACGGCTGGAGCGGCGAGAGTCCGGTCTCGCCGATGGCGACGCTGACCGGCACCTGGGCCGTCAACGACCCCGCCGCCACCAACGTCGCGCAGATCGTGCTGTCAGGCACCAGGCGCCATACGCCCGATGGTGCGCTGTCGATGCCGGCATTCGGCAAGGCGTACACCGACGACGAGATCGCGGCGGTGGCGAACTACGTCACGGCGCGGTTCGGCACCAAGGGCTCGAAGCTGACGGCGAAGGATGTGGCGGAGTTAAGGGAGCAGACGGCGGAGTAAGTGTAAGACGAGATTGGTGGTCCCGGCTTTCGCCGGGACGACACCATGCTGTGGAGCTAGCCCAACACCTCGGCGTGGGCTTCCCTCGCCCACGCGGACGCGCATCGTTACGTAATCGCGATCGGGCAGCCGTTGCTTCCCGTAGCGCCCTTGATCGGAGCCGGGGAGAAGCAATAGACGAACTGATACTTCTTGTCGGCGATCAGCTCGTCGAAGATCAGGTTCTCATGGTTGTGGATGCCGTGCTTGGTCTGCAGCTCGGCATGGACCACGAAGGCGAGCGTCTTGTCGGGATTGGGCACCACCTCGACCGCCCAGTTGTCCGCGCCGGTGAGCGCGAGATCCTTTTCGACGATCCATTTGGCCGCGTCGAGGCCGATGCCCGGCTCGCCGCTAT
This genomic stretch from Bradyrhizobium sp. CCGB12 harbors:
- a CDS encoding c-type cytochrome, which translates into the protein MSGKMRILASIIVIAIVAVGIGVFIIRGPGPLDFAGGTKVALADYRAGKPTGVPAKLEKAGIVERGEYLAKAADCMVCHTKPGEKEYSGGLGFKLPFGTLYSTNITPDKDTGIGNYSDQDFLNAVQHGKRRDGARLYPAMPYTSYTFMTDEDVLAVKAYLFSLPAVRAKAHDNTLSFPFNQRWAMMFWSAVFNPDTRFTPDPSKSPEWNRGAYLAEALAHCGECHTPRNLGFALDNRRKFAGAVTAGWRAFNISSDKATGLGNWRDEDLISYLSLGHAPGHGSASGPMGEAVDNSFSQFAPEDIRAIVTYLRSVPPQPSPDLPATTAPAAPASHKQGVTADARGKKVFASACASCHGWSGESPVSPMATLTGTWAVNDPAATNVAQIVLSGTRRHTPDGALSMPAFGKAYTDDEIAAVANYVTARFGTKGSKLTAKDVAELREQTAE